In Populus trichocarpa isolate Nisqually-1 chromosome 16, P.trichocarpa_v4.1, whole genome shotgun sequence, a genomic segment contains:
- the LOC7458915 gene encoding trans-cinnamate:CoA ligase, peroxisomal, with amino-acid sequence MDQLPKCDANYVPLTPINFLKRAAKVYGNRLSVVHERTHFTWQQTYERCLRLADSLRSFNIAKNDVVSVLAPNIPALYEMHFAVPMAGGVINAINTRLNPNHVATILRHSEAKVFFVDYQFVQLARQALQIMMTSESISSKLVLPSVVLIDDIESPTGAIFGEWEYEQLVRKGNPGYIPYEVQDEWDPIALNYTSGTTSEPKGVVYSHRGVFLGSLGIIIGWEMESEPVYLWSLPMFHCNGWTLAWGIAARGGTNVCLRNTTAKDMYRNIAQHKVTHMCCAPIVFNIILEAKPDERREISSPVQILVGGAPPPASLLEKMKPLGFHVTHSYGLTEVGPALVCEWQAKWNNLPSQDQSRIMARQGINTVALAHMDVKDLSTMISVPWDGKTMGEIVLRGSTVMKGYFKDPKATAKAFKNGWFATGDIGVIHPDGYLEIKDRSKDVIISGGENISSVELESVLYSHPRVLEAAVVAMPHPVWGESPCAFLAIKKNSEGKSDDVKEADIIAYCRKKLPHYMVPKKVEFMSELPKTSTGKVQKFQLRDLTRNFVVSENFPSKKTAQINAKTETQGHKAQPVRVPSSRL; translated from the exons ATGGATCAACTTCCAAAATGTGATGCAAATTACGTTCCCCTCACACCCATAAATTTCTTGAAGAGAGCTGCCAAAGTTTATGGCAATCGCCTATCTGTTGTACACGAAAGAACCCACTTCACATGGCAGCAAACATATGAGCGTTGCCTCCGCCTTGCTGATTCTCTCCGTTCCTTTAATATTGCCAAAAACGATGTT GTTTCGGTTTTGGCTCCGAACATTCCAGCTCTGTATGAGATGCACTTTGCAGTGCCCATGGCAGGAGGGGTGATCAATGCCATCAACACGAGGCTAAATCCAAATCACGTTGCCACCATTCTGCGCCATTCAGAAGCGAAGGTCTTCTTTGTTGACTACCAATTTGTGCAGTTGGCAAGGCAGGCCCTccaaataatgatgacaagtGAATCTATTTCATCCAAATTAGTTCTCCCTTCAGTCGTTCTCATTGATGACATTGAGTCACCGACAGGTGCCATTTTCGGCGAATGGGAGTATGAACAACTTGTCCGAAAGGGCAATCCAGGGTACATTCCTTATGAGGTCCAAGATGAATGGGATCCCATAGCCTTGAATTACACGTCTGGAACAACATCAGAGCCAAAAGGAGTTGTCTATAGCCACAGAGGTGTCTTCCTTGGCTCCCTTGGCATAATCATTGGCTGGGAAATGGAAAGTGAGCCTGTGTATTTGTGGTCTCTTCCTATGTTCCACTGTAATGGCTGGACCTTAGCTTGGGGCATTGCAGCACGCGGTGGAACCAACGTTTGCCTACGCAATACCACAGCTAAAGACATGTATAGGAACATTGCTCAGCACAAGGTGACTCACATGTGCTGTGCACCCATTGTTTTCAACATAATTCTTGAGGCCAAACCTGACGAGCGTCGAGAAATATCTTCTCCTGTCCAAATACTTGTCGGTGGTGCACCACCACCGGCCTCACTTCTTGAAAAGATGAAACCATTAGGATTCCATGTCACTCATTCCTATGGCCTGACAGAGGTTGGACCAGCCCTTGTGTGCGAGTGGCAAGCTAAGTGGAACAATCTTCCTAGCCAAGATCAGTCAAGAATCATGGCTAGACAAGGGATTAACACAGTAGCTCTTGCTCATATGGATGTTAAAGATTTGAGTACAATGATCAGCGTGCCTTGGGATGGTAAAACAATGGGGGAAATTGTTCTGAGAGGAAGCACCGTTATGAAAGGATATTTCAAGGACCCAAAGGCCACCGCGAAAGCATTCAAGAATGGATGGTTTGCTACAGGCGATATTGGGGTCATACATCCTGACGGATACTTGGAAATCAAGGACAGATCAAAAGATGTCATTATATCTGGTGGTGAAAATATCAGCAGTGTAGAATTAGAGTCTGTCCTTTACAGCCATCCAAGAGTCCTAGAGGCAGCTGTGGTGGCCATGCCACACCCAGTTTGGGGAGAAAGTCCTTGCGCTTTTCTTGCCATTAAGAAGAACTCAGAAGGGAAATCTGATGATGTCAAAGAAGCTGATATTATTGCTTATTGCAGGAAAAAGCTTCCCCATTATATGGTTCCAAAGAAGGTGGAGTTCATGTCTGAGTTACCCAAGACTTCAACAGGAAAAGTTCAGAAATTCCAGTTAAGGGATTTAACACGAAACTTTGTTGTCTCGGAGAACTTTCCTAGCAAGAAGACTGCCCAAATCAATGCCAAAACGGAAACACAAGGACATAAGGCTCAGCCAGTTCGTGTTCCTTCCTCTCGTCTTTGA